In one Choloepus didactylus isolate mChoDid1 chromosome 1, mChoDid1.pri, whole genome shotgun sequence genomic region, the following are encoded:
- the LOC119537581 gene encoding dnaJ homolog subfamily B member 6-like: MVDYYEVLGVQRHASPEDIKKAYRKLALKWHPDKNPENKEEAERKFKQVAEAYEVLSDAKKRDIYDKYGKEGLNGGGGGGSHFDSPFEFGFTFRNPDEVFREFFGGRDPFAFDFFEDPFEEFFGNRRGLHGARNRGTGSFFSSFSGFPSFGGGFPSFDTGFTSFGSLGHGGLTSFSSTSFGGSRMGNFTSISTSIKIVNGRKITTKRITENGQERVEVEEDGQLKTLTINGKEQPLRLDNK; the protein is encoded by the coding sequence ATGGTGGATTACTATGAAGTTCTAGGCGTGCAGAGACATGCCTCACCTGAGGATATTAAAAAGGCATACCGTAAATTGGCACTGAAGTGGCACCCTGATAAAAATCCTGAGAATaaagaagaagcagagagaaaattcaaacaaGTAGCTGAGGCATATGAGGTGTTATCAGATGCTAAAAAACGGGACATCTATGACAAATATGGCAAAGAAGGAttaaatggtggtggtggaggtggaagtCATTTTGACAGTCCATTTGAGTTTGGCTTTACATTCCGTAATCCAGATGAGGTCTTCAGGGAATTTTTTGGTGGAAGGGACCCATTTGCTTTTGACTTCTTTGAAGACCCATTTGAGGAGTTTTTTGGAAATCGAAGAGGCCTCCATGGAGCCAGAAACAGGGGCACAggatcttttttctcttccttcagtgGATTTCCATCTTTTGGAGGTGGATTTCCTTCTTTTGATACAGGATTTACATCATTTGGTTCTCTGGGGCATGGGGGCcttacttcattttcttcaacATCCTTTGGTGGTAGTAGGATGGGCAACTTCACATCTATATCAACTTCTATTAAAATAGTTAATGGCAGAAAAATCACTACAAAGAGGATTACTGAGAATGGTCAAGAAAGAGTAGAAGTTGAGGAAGATGGCCAGTTAAAGACCTTAACAATAAATGGTAAGGAGCAGCCGCTACGCTTGGATAACAAGTAA